The following are encoded together in the Pseudomonas maumuensis genome:
- a CDS encoding FAD-binding oxidoreductase encodes MTQSVVIDELMTLVDPGKVLTDPASLDAYGKDWTKHYPPAPSAIVFPKTIDQVQAIVRWANRHKVALVPSGGRTGLSGAAVAAHGEVVVAFDYMNQILAFNEFDRTVVCQPGVVTRQLQQFAEDQGLYYPVDFASSGSSQIGGNIGTNAGGIKVIRYGMTRNWVAGLKVVTGKGELLELNKDLIKNATGYDLRQLFIGAEGTLGFVVEATMRLDRAPRNLTAMVLGTPDFDAIMPVLHAFQGKLDLTAFEFFSDKGLAKILARGDVPAPFATDCPFYALLEFEASTDEVANEALATFEHCVEQGWVLDGVMSQSDTQLKNLWKLREYLSETISHWTPYKNDISVTVSKVPAFLRDIDAIVGEHYPDYEVVWYGHIGDGNLHLNILKPDHMSKDDFFASCAKVNKWVFEIVERYNGSISAEHGVGMTKRDYLGYSRSAEEIACMKAIKAVFDPNGIMNPGKIFAPE; translated from the coding sequence ATGACCCAGTCCGTGGTAATTGATGAACTGATGACCCTGGTCGACCCTGGCAAGGTCCTCACCGACCCAGCCTCGCTCGACGCCTACGGCAAGGACTGGACCAAGCACTACCCGCCTGCGCCCAGCGCGATCGTCTTCCCCAAAACCATCGATCAAGTCCAGGCCATCGTGCGCTGGGCCAACCGGCACAAGGTCGCCTTGGTGCCATCGGGCGGGCGTACGGGATTGTCGGGCGCTGCCGTGGCCGCCCATGGCGAGGTGGTGGTCGCCTTCGACTACATGAACCAGATCCTGGCCTTCAATGAGTTCGATCGAACCGTCGTGTGCCAGCCGGGCGTGGTAACCCGCCAGCTTCAGCAGTTCGCCGAGGATCAGGGGCTGTACTATCCGGTGGACTTCGCCTCTTCAGGCTCCAGCCAGATCGGCGGCAATATCGGCACCAATGCCGGCGGGATCAAGGTGATTCGCTACGGCATGACCCGCAACTGGGTGGCCGGGCTGAAGGTGGTCACCGGCAAGGGCGAGCTGCTCGAGCTGAACAAGGACCTGATCAAGAACGCCACCGGCTACGACCTGCGCCAACTGTTCATCGGCGCCGAAGGTACCCTGGGGTTTGTGGTGGAGGCGACCATGCGCCTGGACCGTGCGCCGCGCAACCTCACGGCGATGGTGCTGGGCACGCCTGACTTCGACGCGATCATGCCAGTGCTGCACGCCTTCCAGGGCAAGCTCGACCTCACCGCATTCGAGTTCTTTTCCGACAAGGGCCTGGCCAAGATCCTCGCCCGGGGCGACGTGCCCGCACCATTCGCAACCGACTGCCCGTTCTATGCCCTGCTGGAGTTCGAAGCCAGCACCGACGAGGTGGCCAACGAGGCGCTCGCCACCTTCGAGCACTGCGTCGAGCAGGGCTGGGTGCTGGACGGAGTGATGAGCCAGAGCGACACCCAGCTGAAGAACCTGTGGAAGCTGCGCGAGTACCTGTCCGAGACCATCTCCCACTGGACGCCGTACAAGAACGATATCTCTGTCACTGTCTCGAAAGTGCCGGCGTTCCTGCGCGACATCGACGCCATCGTCGGTGAGCATTATCCCGACTACGAGGTGGTCTGGTACGGCCATATCGGCGACGGCAACCTGCACCTGAACATCCTCAAGCCCGACCATATGAGCAAGGATGACTTCTTCGCCTCCTGCGCCAAGGTCAACAAGTGGGTGTTCGAGATCGTCGAGCGTTACAACGGCTCGATCTCCGCCGAGCACGGCGTGGGCATGACCAAGCGCGATTACCTGGGCTACAGCCGCTCAGCGGAAGAAATCGCCTGCATGAAGGCGATCAAGGCGGTGTTCGACCCGAACGGCATCATGAATCCGGGTAAGATCTTCGCTCCCGAATAA
- a CDS encoding fumarylacetoacetate hydrolase family protein: protein MSYQHQYVDGTRIHFPLGKVVCIGRNYAEHAKELDNPIPSEPLLFIKPGSCVVPLEGGFKIPTERGSVHYEAEIAVLLGKPLSTKPTEEEVLDAISGYAPALDLTLRDLQSKLKEKGLPWELCKSFDGACVLPPFVSAGAVEDLKDIGIRLTINGEVRQDGNSAMMLNPIVPMIQHMAACFSLQAGDVILTGTPAGVGPFAVGDELVLELPGLSRFESQVL, encoded by the coding sequence ATGAGTTACCAGCACCAGTACGTAGACGGCACGCGCATCCACTTCCCGCTGGGCAAGGTGGTGTGCATCGGCCGCAACTACGCCGAGCATGCCAAGGAACTGGACAACCCCATCCCCAGCGAGCCGCTGCTGTTCATCAAGCCCGGCAGTTGCGTGGTGCCCCTGGAAGGTGGCTTCAAGATTCCGACCGAGCGTGGCTCGGTGCATTACGAGGCGGAAATCGCGGTGTTGCTGGGCAAGCCGTTGTCGACCAAACCGACCGAGGAAGAAGTGCTCGACGCCATTTCCGGCTATGCCCCGGCCTTGGACCTAACCCTGCGCGACCTGCAGAGCAAGCTGAAGGAAAAAGGCCTGCCGTGGGAGCTGTGCAAAAGCTTCGACGGTGCTTGCGTGCTGCCGCCGTTCGTCTCGGCAGGGGCCGTCGAGGATCTGAAAGATATCGGTATTCGCCTGACCATCAACGGCGAAGTGCGCCAGGACGGCAACAGCGCCATGATGCTCAACCCCATCGTGCCGATGATCCAGCATATGGCTGCGTGCTTCTCGTTGCAGGCAGGTGATGTGATCCTCACCGGCACCCCGGCGGGTGTAGGACCGTTCGCGGTCGGCGACGAGTTGGTACTGGAGTTGCCAGGCCTCAGCCGGTTCGAAAGCCAGGTACTCTGA
- a CDS encoding SdiA-regulated domain-containing protein: protein MPSPSSASVSTKRPFYRRWSFGLAAAAVIGYGVVSAMHWDDRGLLWIKEGFESQAERQESIWLPSYVVDIDAKPLPGMERDEASDLAFNPHTRSLFAVMGKHPFLVELTLDGDVLRKIPLVGWSNPEGVAVLEDGQIAIVDERNHDLTLVKVDAATTSLNRADYQPHDLGETEDGNKGFEAVAWDLMRQRLIIGAERPPKMYIWNTDGRSPLKGEKQPLPSEELDLRNLSALGIDPRTGHLLALSADSNMLLELDEKGEQVSFMTLLGGFNGLADTIPRAEGVAMDDQGNLYMVSEPNLFYRFKKN, encoded by the coding sequence ATGCCTTCTCCTTCCAGCGCCTCCGTGTCCACCAAGCGCCCTTTCTACCGGCGCTGGTCCTTCGGCCTGGCTGCAGCAGCGGTTATCGGCTATGGCGTGGTATCGGCCATGCACTGGGACGACCGTGGCCTGCTGTGGATAAAGGAAGGCTTCGAAAGCCAGGCCGAGCGTCAGGAAAGCATCTGGCTGCCTAGCTACGTGGTCGACATCGATGCCAAACCATTGCCCGGGATGGAGCGCGACGAGGCGTCGGACTTGGCGTTCAACCCGCACACCCGCTCGTTGTTCGCAGTCATGGGCAAGCATCCGTTTCTGGTCGAGCTCACCCTCGATGGCGACGTGTTGCGCAAGATCCCCCTGGTGGGTTGGTCCAATCCGGAAGGTGTCGCGGTGCTCGAGGATGGCCAGATTGCCATCGTCGACGAGCGCAACCATGACCTGACACTGGTCAAGGTGGATGCCGCCACCACCTCGCTGAACCGTGCCGACTACCAGCCCCATGATCTGGGTGAAACGGAGGATGGCAACAAGGGCTTCGAGGCTGTTGCCTGGGACTTGATGCGCCAGCGCCTGATCATTGGCGCTGAACGACCGCCCAAGATGTATATCTGGAACACCGATGGGCGGAGCCCGCTCAAGGGCGAGAAACAGCCGTTGCCCAGCGAGGAACTGGATTTGCGCAACCTGTCCGCGCTGGGTATCGACCCGCGCACCGGGCATCTGCTGGCATTGTCGGCAGACTCCAACATGCTGCTCGAGCTTGACGAAAAGGGTGAGCAGGTCAGCTTCATGACCCTGCTGGGCGGCTTCAATGGTTTGGCTGACACCATTCCCCGGGCCGAAGGTGTGGCAATGGACGACCAGGGCAACCTGTACATGGTCAGCGAACCGAATCTGTTCTATCGCTTCAAAAAGAACTGA
- a CDS encoding SdiA-regulated domain-containing protein: MRRHIRLIFVFFVFVCLLILGAAGHEFRLFERGWFNLKTWWQPAEQSIGLDRYQVVLEARPIEGLDDDISALTYDPDRKSLFTVTNAKSELIELSLDGRILRRVPLTGFGDPEAVEYVGPNSYVITDERQQRLIRVRLDDDTLFLDAADAEQLSLGIGLNGNKGFEGLAYDSAGKRLFVAKERDPMMIYEVHGFPHENPGKPYAVHVVQDRKRDRRLFVRDLSSLQFDERSGHLLALSDESRLVLELDVKGRPLSTLSLRKGFQGLKQTVPQAEGIAMDDAGTIYLVSEPNLFYVFKQP; this comes from the coding sequence ATGCGCCGCCACATTCGCCTGATCTTCGTCTTCTTCGTGTTTGTCTGCCTGCTCATACTGGGGGCTGCCGGGCATGAGTTCCGCTTGTTCGAACGGGGCTGGTTCAACCTCAAGACTTGGTGGCAGCCGGCTGAGCAGAGCATCGGCCTGGATCGTTATCAGGTGGTGCTCGAGGCCAGGCCTATCGAGGGGCTGGACGACGACATCTCGGCGCTGACCTACGACCCCGACCGCAAGAGCCTGTTCACCGTTACCAATGCCAAGTCCGAACTGATCGAGCTGTCGCTGGATGGCCGTATCCTGCGCCGTGTCCCGCTGACCGGCTTCGGCGACCCCGAGGCGGTGGAGTACGTCGGGCCCAACAGCTACGTGATCACCGATGAGCGCCAGCAGCGGCTGATCCGCGTACGCCTGGACGATGACACCCTGTTCCTCGATGCCGCCGACGCCGAGCAGTTGTCCCTGGGCATTGGCCTGAACGGCAACAAGGGCTTCGAGGGTCTGGCCTACGACTCGGCGGGCAAGCGCCTGTTCGTGGCCAAGGAGCGGGACCCGATGATGATCTACGAGGTGCATGGCTTCCCCCACGAAAACCCCGGCAAGCCCTATGCCGTGCATGTGGTGCAGGATCGCAAGCGTGACCGGCGGTTGTTCGTGCGCGATCTGTCGAGCCTGCAGTTCGACGAGCGCAGTGGGCACCTGCTGGCGCTGTCCGACGAGTCGCGGCTGGTGCTGGAGCTCGATGTGAAGGGGCGGCCGCTGAGTACCTTGTCATTGCGCAAGGGGTTCCAGGGGTTGAAGCAGACCGTGCCGCAGGCGGAGGGGATCGCGATGGACGACGCCGGGACCATCTACCTGGTCAGCGAGCCGAACCTGTTCTATGTGTTCAAGCAGCCTTGA
- the rpiA gene encoding ribose-5-phosphate isomerase RpiA, which yields MTQDQLKQAVAQAAVDLILPKLDEKSVVGVGTGSTANFFIDALAQHKTAFDGAVASSEATAQRLKGHGIPVYELNSVSELEFYVDGADESDAHLNLIKGGGAALTREKIVAAVAKTFICIADASKLVPVLGAFPLPVEVIPMARSHVARQLVKLGGDPVYREGVVTDNGNVILDVHNLQITNPVELEAQINAIVGVVTNGLFAARPADVLLLGTAEGVKSLKAE from the coding sequence ATGACCCAGGACCAACTCAAACAGGCCGTCGCCCAGGCCGCCGTCGACCTCATCCTGCCCAAGCTGGATGAAAAAAGCGTCGTCGGCGTCGGCACCGGCTCGACCGCCAACTTCTTCATCGACGCCCTGGCCCAGCACAAGACCGCCTTCGACGGCGCCGTCGCCAGCTCCGAGGCCACCGCCCAGCGCCTGAAGGGCCATGGCATCCCGGTGTACGAGCTGAACAGCGTCAGCGAGCTGGAGTTCTACGTGGACGGCGCCGACGAGAGCGATGCCCACCTCAACCTGATCAAGGGCGGTGGCGCGGCCCTGACCCGCGAGAAGATCGTCGCGGCAGTGGCCAAGACCTTCATCTGCATCGCCGACGCGAGCAAGCTGGTGCCGGTGCTGGGCGCCTTCCCGCTGCCGGTCGAGGTCATCCCGATGGCCCGCAGCCACGTGGCGCGCCAGCTGGTCAAGCTGGGCGGCGACCCGGTCTATCGCGAAGGTGTGGTGACCGACAACGGCAACGTCATCCTCGATGTGCATAACCTGCAGATCACCAACCCGGTGGAACTCGAAGCGCAGATCAACGCCATCGTCGGCGTGGTCACCAATGGCCTGTTCGCGGCGCGGCCGGCGGATGTGCTGCTGCTGGGGACCGCCGAGGGCGTGAAGAGCCTGAAGGCCGAGTAG
- the ilvA gene encoding threonine ammonia-lyase, biosynthetic — protein sequence MLEQYVKKILTSRVYDVAVETPLHTAGQLSKRLGNTVLLKREDLQPVFSFKIRGAYNKLAQLSAEELARGVVTASAGNHAQGLALAARELGIKATIVMPKTTPEIKIEGVRSRGGKVVLHGDSFPEALAYSLKLVEEKGFVYIHPYDDPHTIAGQGTVAMEILRQHPGQLDAIFVPVGGGGLIAGIAAYVKYLRPEIKVIGVEPDDSNCLQAAMAAGERVVLPQVGLFADGVAVAQIGQHTFDICRHHVDEVITVSTDEICAAIKDIYDDTRSITEPAGALGVAGIKRYVELKGVSGQTLVAIDSGANVNFDRLRHVAERAELGEKREAIIAVTIPERPGSFKAFCEAIGKRQITEFNYRKHTSDEAHIFVGVQTHPETDPRAALVQHLTEQGFPVTDLTDNELAKLHIRHMVGGHSAGASDEMVLRFEFPERPGALFNFLNKLGGRWNISMFHYRNHGAADGRVVAGLQVPEEERHLVPAALAKIGYPYWDETENPAYRLFLG from the coding sequence ATGCTCGAACAGTACGTCAAGAAGATCCTCACCTCGCGCGTCTACGACGTTGCTGTCGAAACCCCGCTGCACACTGCCGGGCAACTGAGCAAGCGCCTGGGCAACACTGTGCTGCTCAAGCGCGAAGACCTGCAGCCGGTGTTCTCGTTCAAGATCCGCGGGGCCTACAACAAGCTGGCGCAACTGAGCGCCGAGGAGCTGGCCCGTGGCGTGGTCACCGCCTCGGCTGGCAACCATGCCCAGGGCCTGGCCCTGGCTGCGCGGGAGCTGGGTATCAAGGCGACCATCGTCATGCCCAAGACCACGCCGGAGATCAAGATCGAAGGTGTGCGCTCGCGCGGCGGCAAGGTGGTGCTGCACGGCGATTCCTTCCCCGAGGCGCTGGCCTACTCGCTGAAGCTGGTGGAGGAGAAGGGCTTCGTCTACATCCACCCCTACGATGATCCGCACACCATTGCCGGGCAAGGCACGGTGGCCATGGAAATCCTGCGCCAGCACCCCGGGCAGTTGGACGCGATCTTCGTGCCGGTCGGCGGCGGCGGCCTGATCGCCGGCATCGCTGCCTACGTGAAGTATCTGCGCCCGGAAATCAAGGTGATCGGCGTCGAACCGGACGATTCCAACTGCTTGCAAGCTGCCATGGCGGCCGGTGAGCGCGTGGTGCTGCCGCAGGTGGGGCTGTTCGCCGATGGCGTGGCGGTGGCGCAGATCGGCCAGCACACCTTCGATATCTGCCGTCATCATGTCGATGAGGTGATCACCGTCAGTACCGATGAGATCTGCGCGGCAATCAAGGACATCTACGACGATACCCGTTCGATCACCGAACCTGCCGGTGCCTTGGGCGTGGCGGGCATCAAGCGGTATGTCGAACTCAAAGGTGTGAGCGGGCAGACCCTGGTGGCCATCGACTCCGGCGCCAACGTCAACTTCGACCGCCTGCGGCATGTGGCCGAGCGCGCCGAGCTGGGCGAGAAGCGCGAGGCGATCATCGCCGTGACCATCCCCGAGCGCCCTGGCAGTTTCAAGGCCTTCTGCGAGGCCATTGGCAAACGCCAGATCACCGAATTCAACTACCGCAAGCACACCTCGGACGAGGCGCACATTTTCGTCGGTGTGCAGACCCACCCGGAAACCGATCCGCGTGCGGCCTTGGTGCAACATCTGACGGAACAAGGTTTTCCGGTCACTGATCTGACCGACAACGAACTGGCCAAGCTGCATATCCGCCACATGGTGGGTGGCCACTCAGCCGGCGCCAGCGACGAAATGGTGCTGCGCTTCGAGTTTCCGGAGCGGCCTGGTGCCCTGTTCAATTTCCTCAACAAGCTGGGCGGGCGCTGGAACATCTCGATGTTCCACTACCGCAACCACGGCGCCGCCGACGGGCGCGTGGTCGCGGGCCTGCAGGTGCCGGAGGAAGAGCGTCACCTGGTGCCGGCAGCCCTGGCCAAGATCGGCTATCCATACTGGGACGAGACCGAGAACCCGGCTTACCGGCTATTCTTGGGCTGA
- a CDS encoding DUF2269 domain-containing protein, with amino-acid sequence MEHLTTLKTLHILATALLLLGALGLAVWTWRARRNGDTEAYGKLLRRPLVFVWLLMGLCLVSMPFTGWWLVHLVGWPLGQTWVLASSVIYTLGAFAVWWLVARLNRLRKAETVGLKFTLALAVFSGVCFLSIAGLMGAKPI; translated from the coding sequence ATGGAACACCTGACCACCCTCAAGACCCTGCACATCCTCGCCACGGCCCTGCTGCTGCTCGGCGCCCTGGGCTTGGCGGTGTGGACCTGGCGTGCCCGGCGCAACGGCGACACCGAGGCCTACGGCAAACTGTTGCGCCGGCCGCTGGTGTTCGTCTGGCTGTTGATGGGGCTGTGCCTGGTGAGCATGCCGTTCACCGGCTGGTGGCTGGTACACCTGGTGGGCTGGCCGCTGGGGCAGACCTGGGTGCTGGCCTCCAGCGTCATCTATACCCTTGGCGCGTTTGCCGTGTGGTGGCTGGTGGCACGCCTGAACCGGCTGCGCAAGGCCGAAACCGTCGGTTTGAAATTCACCCTGGCGCTGGCGGTGTTCAGTGGCGTGTGCTTCTTGTCGATCGCCGGCCTGATGGGCGCCAAGCCGATCTGA
- a CDS encoding RNA pyrophosphohydrolase codes for MIDPDGFRPNVGIILTNDAGQVLWARRINQDAWQFPQGGINPDETPEDALYRELNEEVGLERQDVEILACTRGWLRYRLPQRLVRTHSQPLCIGQKQKWFLLRLVSNEQRVRMDLTGKPEFDGWRWVSYWYPLGQVVTFKREVYRRALKELAPRLLTRD; via the coding sequence GTGATCGACCCGGATGGTTTTCGCCCCAATGTCGGGATCATTCTCACGAATGATGCCGGACAGGTGCTATGGGCTCGGCGGATCAACCAGGATGCCTGGCAGTTTCCCCAGGGTGGCATCAACCCTGATGAAACGCCGGAAGATGCCCTGTACCGCGAGCTGAACGAAGAAGTAGGCCTGGAACGCCAGGATGTGGAAATTCTTGCCTGCACCCGTGGCTGGTTGCGTTATCGTTTACCCCAGCGCCTGGTGCGCACCCACAGCCAGCCGCTGTGCATAGGCCAGAAACAGAAGTGGTTCCTGCTGCGCCTGGTGAGCAATGAGCAACGGGTGCGCATGGACCTGACCGGCAAGCCGGAATTCGATGGCTGGCGCTGGGTCAGCTACTGGTATCCGCTGGGCCAGGTGGTGACATTCAAGCGCGAGGTATACCGCCGCGCCCTGAAAGAGCTAGCCCCGCGCCTGCTGACGCGCGACTGA
- the ptsP gene encoding phosphoenolpyruvate--protein phosphotransferase produces MLNTLRKIVQEVNSAKDLKTALGIIVLRVKEAMGSQVCSVYLLDPDTNRFVLMATEGLNKRSIGKVSMAPNEGLVGLVGTREEPLNLENAADHPRYRYFAETGEEKFASFLGAPIIHHRRVVGVLVIQQKERRQFDEGEEAFLVTMSAQLAGVIAHAEATGSIRGLGRQGKGIQEARFVGVPGSPGAAVGRSVVMLPPADLEVVPDRTVEDIDNELKLFNNALEGVREDMRKLSAKLATQLRPEERALFDVYLMMLEDAALGGEVVEVIKTGQWAQGALRQVVGEHVNRFELMDDDYLRERASDVKDLGRRLLAYLQEARSQSLVYQDNTILVSEELTPAMLGEVPEGKLVGLVSVLGSGNSHVAILARAMGIPTVMGVVDLPYSKADGIEMIVDGYKGEVFTNPGEVLRKQYSDVVEEERQLAKGLDALRELPCITPDGHRMPLWVNTGLLADVARAQQRGAEGVGLYRTEVPFMINQRFPSEKEQLAIYREQLQAFHPLPVTMRSLDIGGDKSLSYFPIKEENPFLGWRGIRVTLDHPEIFLVQTRAMLKASEGLNNLRILLPMISGIHELEEAQHLIHRAWGEVRDEGTDVPMPPVGVMVEIPAAVYQTRELARQVDFLSVGSNDLTQYLLAVDRNNPRVADLYDYLHPAVLQALQTVVSVAHEEGKPVSICGEMAGDPAAAILLMAMGFDSLSMNATNLPKVKWMLRQINLSKARELLADAMSHDNPQVIHSSLQLALKNLGLARMIGPGANKTL; encoded by the coding sequence ATGCTCAATACGCTGCGCAAGATCGTCCAGGAAGTGAACTCCGCCAAAGATCTCAAGACGGCGTTGGGTATCATTGTCTTGCGCGTCAAGGAGGCGATGGGCAGCCAGGTCTGCTCCGTCTACCTGCTCGACCCGGACACCAACCGCTTCGTGCTGATGGCCACCGAGGGCCTGAACAAGCGCTCCATCGGCAAGGTCAGCATGGCGCCCAACGAGGGCTTGGTCGGCCTGGTCGGCACCCGCGAGGAGCCGCTGAACCTCGAGAACGCCGCCGACCACCCCCGCTACCGCTACTTCGCCGAAACCGGCGAAGAGAAATTCGCCTCTTTCCTCGGCGCACCGATCATCCACCACCGCCGCGTGGTCGGCGTGTTGGTCATCCAGCAGAAGGAGCGCCGCCAGTTCGACGAGGGCGAAGAGGCCTTCCTGGTCACCATGAGCGCGCAGCTCGCCGGGGTTATCGCCCACGCCGAGGCGACGGGTTCGATCCGTGGCTTGGGCCGCCAGGGCAAGGGTATCCAGGAGGCTCGCTTCGTCGGGGTGCCGGGTTCGCCGGGCGCCGCCGTCGGCCGCTCGGTGGTGATGCTGCCGCCCGCCGACCTGGAGGTTGTGCCCGACCGCACCGTCGAGGACATCGACAACGAACTCAAGCTGTTCAACAACGCCCTCGAAGGCGTGCGCGAGGACATGCGCAAGCTGTCGGCCAAGCTCGCCACCCAGCTGCGCCCCGAAGAGCGTGCGCTGTTCGACGTGTACCTGATGATGCTCGAGGACGCTGCCCTCGGTGGCGAGGTGGTCGAAGTCATCAAGACTGGCCAATGGGCCCAGGGCGCCTTGCGCCAGGTGGTCGGCGAACACGTCAATCGCTTCGAGCTGATGGATGACGACTACCTGCGCGAGCGGGCATCGGACGTCAAGGACCTGGGTCGGCGCCTGCTGGCGTACCTGCAGGAGGCCCGTTCGCAGTCGCTGGTCTACCAGGACAACACCATTCTGGTCAGTGAAGAACTGACCCCCGCCATGCTCGGCGAGGTGCCGGAGGGCAAGCTGGTGGGCCTGGTTTCGGTACTCGGCTCGGGCAACTCGCACGTGGCGATCCTCGCCCGGGCCATGGGCATCCCCACGGTCATGGGGGTGGTCGACCTGCCGTACTCGAAGGCCGATGGCATCGAGATGATCGTCGACGGCTACAAGGGCGAAGTCTTCACCAACCCCGGCGAAGTGCTGCGCAAGCAGTACAGCGACGTGGTCGAGGAAGAGCGCCAGCTGGCCAAGGGGCTCGATGCCCTGCGCGAGCTGCCGTGCATCACCCCGGACGGCCACCGCATGCCGCTGTGGGTCAACACCGGCCTGCTCGCCGATGTGGCCCGCGCCCAGCAGCGCGGCGCCGAGGGCGTGGGCCTGTACCGCACCGAAGTGCCGTTCATGATCAACCAGCGCTTCCCCAGCGAAAAGGAACAGCTGGCGATCTACCGCGAGCAGCTGCAAGCATTCCATCCGCTGCCAGTAACCATGCGCAGCCTCGACATCGGCGGCGACAAGTCGCTGTCGTATTTCCCGATCAAGGAAGAGAACCCGTTCCTCGGCTGGCGCGGCATCCGCGTCACCCTCGACCACCCGGAAATCTTCCTGGTGCAGACCCGCGCCATGCTCAAGGCCAGCGAGGGCCTGAACAACCTGCGTATCCTGCTGCCGATGATTTCCGGCATCCATGAGCTCGAAGAAGCCCAGCACCTGATCCACCGCGCCTGGGGCGAGGTGCGTGACGAAGGCACCGATGTGCCGATGCCGCCAGTGGGGGTGATGGTGGAGATCCCCGCCGCGGTGTACCAGACCCGCGAGCTGGCGCGCCAGGTCGATTTCCTTTCGGTCGGTTCCAACGACCTCACCCAGTACCTGCTGGCCGTGGACCGCAACAACCCGCGGGTAGCCGATCTGTACGACTATCTGCACCCGGCGGTGCTGCAGGCCCTGCAGACCGTGGTCAGCGTGGCCCACGAAGAAGGCAAGCCGGTGAGCATCTGCGGCGAGATGGCCGGTGACCCCGCCGCGGCGATCCTGCTGATGGCCATGGGCTTCGACAGCCTGTCGATGAACGCCACCAACTTGCCGAAGGTGAAGTGGATGCTGCGCCAGATCAACCTGAGCAAGGCCAGGGAACTGCTGGCCGATGCCATGAGCCATGACAACCCGCAGGTTATCCACAGCTCGTTGCAGCTGGCGCTGAAGAACCTCGGGCTGGCGCGGATGATCGGGCCTGGGGCCAATAAAACCCTTTGA
- a CDS encoding NRDE family protein: MCLIVFAWQPGTARPLIVAANRDEFYARPTQALSAWEDAPGVYAGRDLEAGGTWLGLGPNGRFAALTNIRDPRQPLGPRSRGELVAAYLQGELGVEAYLDRVASRSGLYSGFNLLVGDDKRLGYLHAREPAPRLLEPGVYGLSNAGLDTPWPKLVKARSGLEGLLENADPRQLLTLLGDAQPAPDGELPETGVGLATERLLSSVFIASQNYGTRASTVLIVDDQGRRRMIERSFGPFGGHLGEVSLKV, from the coding sequence ATGTGCCTGATCGTATTCGCCTGGCAGCCGGGGACAGCCCGGCCACTGATCGTCGCGGCCAACCGAGACGAGTTCTATGCGCGGCCGACCCAGGCCCTGAGTGCCTGGGAGGACGCGCCTGGCGTATACGCCGGGCGTGACTTGGAAGCCGGCGGCACCTGGCTGGGTCTCGGGCCGAACGGGCGCTTCGCGGCGCTGACCAATATCCGTGACCCACGCCAGCCTTTGGGACCACGTTCACGCGGTGAACTGGTAGCGGCCTATCTACAGGGCGAACTGGGGGTCGAAGCCTATCTGGACCGGGTAGCCAGCCGCAGTGGTCTGTACTCGGGGTTCAACCTGCTGGTCGGTGATGACAAGCGATTGGGCTACCTGCACGCCCGTGAGCCGGCGCCACGCCTGCTTGAGCCTGGGGTATACGGGCTGTCGAATGCCGGCCTGGACACGCCATGGCCGAAGCTGGTCAAAGCGCGCAGCGGGCTCGAGGGATTGCTTGAGAACGCCGACCCACGGCAGCTACTGACACTGCTGGGCGATGCACAGCCCGCGCCGGACGGCGAACTGCCTGAGACTGGCGTGGGGCTGGCCACCGAGCGGCTGCTGTCGAGCGTGTTCATCGCCAGCCAGAACTATGGGACGCGGGCGAGCACGGTGTTGATCGTCGATGACCAAGGCCGACGGCGCATGATCGAGCGCAGTTTCGGGCCGTTTGGTGGGCATCTGGGCGAGGTTAGCCTGAAGGTTTGA